The Gallus gallus isolate bGalGal1 chromosome 23, bGalGal1.mat.broiler.GRCg7b, whole genome shotgun sequence genome includes a region encoding these proteins:
- the EVA1B gene encoding protein eva-1 homolog B, with protein sequence MESRKQNMELLSNSMAAYAHIRANPESFGLYFVLGVCFGLVLTLCLLLLRISCRPRAQRTARPGPADLSEDDDDDDDEDEEEDTVDRAASESLLPMTEIPSECHGPGDGAPPVNVFASAEELERAQRLEERERIIREIWRNGQPDLLGADAPRRGHFY encoded by the exons ATGGAGAGCCGCAAGCAGAacatggagctgctgagcaACAGCATGGCTGCGTACGCACACATCCGAG CCAACCCCGAGAGCTTCGGGCTGTACTTCGTGCTGGGCGTCTGCTTCGGGTTGGTGCTGACGCTGTGCCTACTGCTGCTGCGCATCTCCTGCCGGCCCCGCGCGCAGcgcacggcccggcccggccccgccgacCTCAGCGaggacgacgacgacgacgacgacgaggACGAAGAGGAGGACACGGTGGACCGCGCCGCCTCCGAGTCGCTGCTGCCGATGACGGAGATCCCGTCGGAGTGCCACGGCCCCGGGGACGGCGCTCCGCCCGTCAACGTCTTCGCGTCGGCCGAGGAGTTGGAGCGGGCGCAGCGCCTGGAGGAGCGCGAGCGCATCATCCGCGAGATATGGCGCAACGGACAGCCCGACCTGCTGGGCGCCGACGCGCCGCGCCGCGGGCACTTCTACTGA
- the THRAP3 gene encoding thyroid hormone receptor-associated protein 3: MSKTNKSKSGSRSSRSRSGSRSRSRSFSKSRSRSRSVSRSRKRRLSSRSRSRSYSPSHNRERNHPRVYQNRDFRGHNRGYRRPYYFRGRNRGFYPWGQYNRGGYGNYRSNWQNYRQAYSPRRGRSRSRSPKRRSPSPRSRSHSRNSDKSSSDRSRRSSSSRSSSNHSRVESSKRKSGKEKKSSSKEARASQAAGDNQGDDSKEQPFSGAAAQDAKASEGSKPWQDVSTYGSSSTSRAAAPELSPRERSPALKSPLQSVVVRRRSPRPSPLQKSSSPLSNPSQMSSASQSSTSFQAGSHQSPFDHGSSGLSPTRKSPVCKSPTPISSMYGTSQKEETTAPGGGAFSKRYLEEQKAENGKDKDQKVTNVEKEKNKEKGNFSEVGSTDGKAKSDSYASKADSEKGYRGSQSPKRYKFRDDFDKPKAPEFHKESHYGKDETDDQEKKEKAKGRKDSDFDDEPKFMSKVVATSSKSQEEDRQGKWEGVVFLPPGKEKQRKSEEMEEESYSERSKKEERPASKRSEPGHRGFVPEKNFRVTTYKTSQEKSSSPPPRKASEVKEKPGSKGDGLAPGKSSFSITREAQVNIRMDSFDEDLARPSGILAQERKLCRDLVHSNKKEQEFRSIFHHIQSAQSQRSPSELFAQHIVTIVHHVREHHFGSSGMTLNERFTKYLKKGMEQEAAKNKKSPEIHRRIDISPSTFRKHGFSQEESKSSRDPGFKAEGKYKDDPVDLRLDIERRKKHKERDLKRDKSRESVESRDSSHSRERSAEKTEKSHKSSKKKKHRRVRERSRSSSSSSRSSHSVKAEEYPEETEEREESTTGFDKSRLGTKEFTGPNERGRARGTFQFRARGRGWGRGNFSGNNNSNSGGNNDFQKRSREEDWDPEYTPKSKKYYLHDDREGEGAEKWVSRGRGRGAFPRGRGRFMFRKSSTSPKWAHDKFSGEEGEIEDDESGTENREDKDSLQSAAE; the protein is encoded by the exons ATGTCTAAAACCAACAAATCCAAATCTGGATCTCGTTCTTCTCGTTCGAGATCTGGGTCGAGATCACGCTCACGTTCCTTCTCCAAATCTCGTTCCCGTTCTCGCTCTGTTTCACGCTCGAGGAAACGCAGGCTCAG TTCTAGGTCCCGTTCAAGGTCATATTCTCCATCTCATAACAGGGAAAGGAACCATCCAAGAGTCTATCAGAACCGGGATTTCAGAGGTCATAACAGAGGATACAGGAGACCATATTATTTCCGAGGCCGAAATCGAGGGTTCTATCCGTGGGGCCAATATAACAGAGGAGGATATGGGAACTACAGGTCTAACTGGCAAAACTACCGCCAAGCGTATAGCCCTCGTAGGGGGAGGTCACGCTCCCGTTCACCCAAGAGAAGGTCTCCTTCCCCAAGGTCTAGAAGTCATTCTAGAAATTCTGATAAGTCATCATCTGATCGGTCGAGGAGGTCTTCCTCTTCTCGGTCTTCCTCCAACCATAGCCGAGTTGAGTCTTCCAAGCGTAAatctggaaaggagaaaaagtcaTCTTCCAAGGAAGCCCGGGCATCTCAGGCTGCAGGAGATAACCAAGGTGATGATTCTAAAGAGCAGCCGTTTTCAGGAGCAGCTGCTCAAGATGCCAAGGCATCTGAGGGATCAAAACCATGGCAAGATGTGTCCACCTATGGTAGCAGCTCAACATCGAGAGCTGCTGCGCCTGAGCTCAGCCCGAGGGAACGCAGCCCTGCGTTAAAAAGCCCTCTCCAATCAGTTGTGGTGAGGCGGCGTTCTCCTCGGCCAAGTCCATTGCAGAAGTCGAGCTCCCCACTGTCCAACCCCTCTCAGATGAGCTCTGCGTCGCAGAGCAgcacctcctttcaggcaggaTCTCATCAGAGTCCATTTGACCACGGCTCGTCAGGTTTGAGTCCAACAAGAAAGAGCCCTGTGTGCAAAAGTCCAACGCCAATCAGTTCCATGTATGGTACATCTCAGAAGGAGGAAACCACAGCTCCTGGCGGAGGAGCCTTCTCAAAGAG GTATCTGGAAGAGCAGAAGGCGGAGAATGGGAAGGACAAAGATCAGAAAGTAACAAAtgttgagaaggaaaaaaataaagagaaagggAATTTCTCAGAGGTGGGATCAACAGATGGAAAGGCAAAATCTGATTCCTATGCATCCAAAGCAGATTCTGAGAAGGGATACCGTGGCAGTCAGTCACCCAAGCGCTACAAGTTCCGAGATGACTTTGACAAGCCAAAGGCCCCGGAGTTCCACAAGGAAAGTCATTATGGCAAAGATGAAACGGAtgatcaggaaaagaaagaaaaggcaaagggCCGTAAGGATTCGGATTTTGATGATGAGCCCAAATTTATGTCAAAAGTGGTAGCAACATCGAGTAAAAGTCAAGAAGAGGATAGGCAAGGCAAATGGGAAGGTGTGGTGTTCTTGCcacctggaaaagagaagcaaagaaagtCTGAGGAAATGGAGGAGGAGAGCTATTCTGAGAGATctaaaaaagaagagaggcCAGCATCCAAGAGATCTGAGCCGGGTCACCGGGGCTTTGTTCCTGAAAAGAATTTTAGGGTGACCACTTATAAAACAAGCCAGGAAAAAAGCTCTTCTCCCCCACCAAGGAAGGCCTCTGAGGTAAAGGAGAAGCCAGGTTCCAAAGGAGATGGGCTGGCTCCTGGCAAGTCCTCCTTTTCCATTACTCGTGAGGCCCAGGTCAATATTCGGATGGACTCCTTTGATGAAGATCTTGCGCG tcCAAGTGGCATACTGGCTCAGGAACGCAAGCTGTGTCGTGACCTtgtgcacagcaacaaaaaagagcaGGAGTTTCGTTCCATATTTCATCATATTCAGTCTGCTCAGTCTCAGCGAAGTCCTTCTGAACTGTTTGCTCAACACATAGTGACTATAGTCCATCATGTAAGAG AGCATCACTTTGGATCGTCAGGAATGACGCTGAACGAACGCTTTACCAAATACCTAAAGAAAGGAATGGAACAAGAagcagctaaaaataaaaagagcccTGAAATTCACAG GAGGATAGATATTTCTCCCAGTACTTTTAGAAAACATGGATTCTCTCAAGAGGAATCGAAAAGTTCCAGAGATCCCGGCTTCAAG GCTGAAGGGAAATACAAGGATGACCCTGTTGACCTGCGCCTTGATATCGAGCGCCGTAAAAAACATAAGGAAAGAGATCTTAAACGTGATAAATCCAGAGAGTCGGTGGAGTCCAGAGATTCGAGTCACTCAAGGGAAAGATCAGCTGAGAAAACGGAGAAAAGTCACAAAAGCTCAAAGAAAAA GAAACACCGAAGGGTGCGTGAGAGGTCCAGATCCAGCTCGTCGTCCTCACGGTCCTCTCACTCAGTGAAAGCAGAGGAGTATCCCGAGGAGActgaggagagggaggaaagcaCCACAGGCTTTGACAAGTCCCGACTTGGAACTAAGGAGTTCACGGGTCCAAATGAGAGAGGAAGAGCCCGAGGGACCTTT CAATTCAGAGCGAGGGGGAGAGGATGGGGCCGAGGCAACTTTTCAGGCAACAATAACAGCAACAGTGGTGGCAACAATGACTTCCAGAAGAGAAGCAGGGAAGAGGATTGGGATCCTGAGTACACACCGAAGAGCAAGAAGTACTACCTG CACGATGACCGCGAGGGCGAAGGCGCGGAGAAGTGGGTGAGCAGAGGCCGTGGCCGCGGTGCCTTCCCCCGAGGACGAGGGCGTTTCATGTTCAGGAAGTCGAGCACCAGCCCCAAATGGGCTCACGACAAATTCAGCGGCGAAGAAGGAGAAATCGAAGACGATGAGAGCGGGACGGAGAACAGAGAGGACAAAGACAGCCTGCAGTCGGCGGCCGAATAG